One window of the Cardiocondyla obscurior isolate alpha-2009 linkage group LG05, Cobs3.1, whole genome shotgun sequence genome contains the following:
- the LOC139102526 gene encoding uncharacterized protein, translating to METVKYYANFIDPHWIAVVATGLYTHLRDICIIGLCFDEDINNNLPFDPSYASVLFVFSVLCLVAEYRLWPVTLKEPPIQLLYIYEMLIAALSTNLAIHMVWIPMMHAISCLTKESSKCLMWVNDAMGFDRYTLLYSFANYMTSDYAAIYMAFCMSLLSFVWMLDATESLDMFLDTWSK from the exons atggAAACTGTTAAATATTACGCAAATTTCATAGATCCTCACTGGATCGCTGTAGTGGCAACAGGATTATATACACATCTGCGAGATATTTGTATAATCGGCCTGTGTTTCGATGaggatattaataataatttgcccTTTGACCCATCGTATGCATCAGTACTCTTTGTATTCTCGGTTTTATGCTTAGTAGCCGAGTACAGACTGTGGCCCGTGACTCTTAAAGAGCCACCAATTCAATTACTATATATCTATGAA ATGTTAATTGCTGCATTGAGTACGAATTTAGCGATCCATATGGTATGGATACCAATGATGCATGCGATTTCTTGTCTAACTAAAGAATCTAGTAAATGC ttgaTGTGGGTGAACGATGCTATGGGTTTCGATAGATATACTTTGTTGTATTCTTTTGCGAACTATATGACTTCTGACTATGCAGCTATATACATGGCATTTTGCATGTCGTTATTGTCGTTCGTGTGGATGCTAGACGCTACTGAATCTCTGGATATGTTTCTGGACACGTGGAGCAAGTAG